Proteins encoded in a region of the Sulfurimonas marina genome:
- a CDS encoding capsule biosynthesis protein, translating into MQIFDIVGDVAGKNILLFQGPMGDFFNVLDQKFAKHGAKTFRIGLNAGDQFFADARHFTPYKGTLYDWKKYIKEYLQSYWIDMIFVFGDCRIYQKQAIEIAKKLGIKVFVFEEGYIRPDFITLEENGVNDNSSLPRERQFYDALEYDETKICNSKNVVHIGSTYLKMARQASIYYLVSNLFFFHYPHYQHHRNFSSLLEHLYGWRNFFRKQLYRVLEWNKDKLYKTTLSKKYYFVALQTFEDFQISHHSDYNSIEEFILEVLESFCIHAPKDSYIVFKHHPMDRGKKNYKRLIQNYAEKKGCAQRVKVVYDLHLPTLLKNAIATVTINSTVGISSLYHQTPTICMGRSFYDIDGLTSKGVALDKFWTEYKEVDQELFNKFRCYLIEKTQINGSFYKSL; encoded by the coding sequence TTGCAGATATTTGATATAGTCGGTGACGTAGCAGGAAAAAACATACTTTTATTTCAAGGACCAATGGGTGATTTCTTTAATGTACTTGATCAAAAGTTTGCAAAACATGGTGCAAAAACTTTTCGCATAGGCCTGAATGCAGGAGATCAGTTTTTTGCCGATGCGCGACATTTTACTCCTTACAAAGGGACATTATATGACTGGAAAAAGTACATTAAAGAGTATCTCCAATCTTATTGGATAGATATGATCTTTGTATTTGGCGATTGCCGCATCTATCAAAAACAAGCTATAGAGATCGCAAAAAAATTAGGAATCAAAGTATTTGTTTTTGAAGAAGGATACATTCGTCCCGACTTTATTACCCTAGAAGAAAATGGTGTTAATGACAATTCATCTCTTCCAAGAGAACGTCAGTTTTACGATGCTTTAGAGTATGATGAAACAAAGATCTGTAATAGTAAAAATGTAGTGCATATTGGCAGCACATACTTAAAAATGGCAAGACAGGCTTCGATTTATTATCTGGTATCTAATCTTTTCTTTTTCCATTATCCGCATTATCAACATCACAGAAATTTTTCGAGTTTACTTGAACATCTCTATGGATGGAGAAACTTCTTCAGAAAACAGTTATACAGAGTGCTTGAATGGAACAAAGATAAGCTCTATAAAACAACATTATCTAAAAAGTACTATTTTGTAGCACTACAAACTTTTGAAGATTTTCAGATCTCACACCACTCTGATTATAACTCGATCGAGGAGTTTATTTTAGAAGTACTAGAATCTTTTTGTATACATGCTCCAAAAGATAGTTATATCGTTTTTAAACATCACCCTATGGATCGTGGTAAAAAGAACTACAAAAGACTGATACAAAACTATGCAGAGAAAAAAGGGTGTGCCCAGCGTGTAAAAGTAGTATATGACTTGCACTTGCCAACTTTACTGAAAAATGCGATAGCAACTGTCACGATCAATTCAACTGTCGGGATATCTTCTCTTTATCATCAAACACCGACGATCTGTATGGGAAGAAGCTTTTACGATATAGATGGGCTTACTTCAAAAGGTGTAGCACTAGATAAATTTTGGACGGAGTATAAAGAGGTTGATCAGGAACTTTTTAATAAGTTTAGATGTTATTTGATCGAAAAGACTCAAATCAACGGAAGTTTTTATAAGTCTCTATAA
- a CDS encoding capsular polysaccharide biosynthesis protein — MYYLTNIRSLLTTKNFKGWGRKKTGRFAVWCHKIFGGTLNLQEDGFIRSLGLGVDGSPSFSLVEDDVGIYYDATVPSRLENILNSYDFSSDLLLLKDARKAIELIKQYHISKYNNAPDISEDFFVNENEKRVLVIAQTAGDTSLEYGMLDSFTTEDMIRSAIEENPDAKVYIKIHPDVLSGKKVSDIDPSTIDKRCTIITENVNSISLLKHFTKVYTKTSQMGFEALLVGCECVCFGMPFYAGWGITTDKSKCERRIRTLSVEEVFAAAYILYTRYYNPYTNKPSDIFDTIETISKLKKENTIDNKAYFFGFSRWKHGFIRPFFSEYDPKYICFINPILSTHLKLALKKGLGQDSQIYFWGRKSFPEIEKFAEENGIKIFRVEDGFIRSVGLGSDLTQPYSQVIDKRGIYFDPTQESDLENLLQNYDFDNDKELLQRASALKEEIVKNKISKYNSDAVKALNFPKDKTVALVTGQVEDDASIRFGANGMTNLELLQTVKKKYPDRYIIFKPHPDVLSGNRVGNIPQEEALNYCDEIVSDISMASVLEAVDEVHTLTSLTGFEGLVYGKKVYTYGMPFYAGWGLTIDERNCERRTRVLTLEQLIAATYLRYPRYISPKTKKLCEAEDVIKELKEQKDALESSVLLRIKFKFYSYLSRISQKLLSLVA, encoded by the coding sequence ATGTACTATCTAACAAACATACGTTCTCTTTTAACTACTAAAAATTTTAAAGGCTGGGGAAGAAAAAAAACAGGTCGTTTTGCCGTATGGTGTCATAAAATTTTTGGTGGAACATTAAATTTACAAGAAGACGGCTTTATACGCTCGCTTGGTCTTGGAGTAGATGGCTCACCATCTTTTTCTTTAGTAGAGGACGATGTCGGAATCTATTACGATGCTACAGTGCCTAGCAGACTGGAAAATATTTTAAACAGCTATGACTTTTCTAGTGACCTTTTATTGTTGAAAGATGCTCGAAAAGCCATAGAACTTATAAAACAGTACCACATCTCCAAGTATAACAATGCTCCAGATATCTCTGAAGACTTCTTTGTAAATGAAAATGAAAAAAGAGTCCTTGTAATTGCCCAAACTGCTGGGGATACTTCTCTGGAATATGGGATGTTAGATTCTTTTACGACAGAAGATATGATCCGTTCAGCTATAGAAGAAAACCCAGATGCAAAAGTTTACATAAAGATCCATCCAGATGTACTAAGTGGTAAAAAAGTTTCAGATATAGACCCTAGTACTATAGATAAACGTTGTACAATTATTACGGAAAATGTAAATTCAATCTCACTTTTAAAACATTTTACTAAGGTTTATACAAAAACATCTCAAATGGGTTTTGAAGCGTTGCTTGTTGGGTGTGAATGTGTTTGTTTCGGTATGCCATTTTATGCAGGGTGGGGGATAACAACCGACAAGTCAAAGTGTGAAAGACGTATAAGAACACTTAGTGTAGAGGAAGTGTTTGCAGCAGCTTACATACTTTATACCCGTTACTACAATCCTTACACAAATAAACCAAGTGACATATTTGATACAATAGAAACAATTTCAAAGCTCAAAAAAGAGAATACAATCGATAACAAAGCATACTTCTTCGGTTTTTCAAGATGGAAACATGGGTTTATCCGACCGTTTTTTAGTGAGTATGATCCAAAATATATCTGCTTTATAAATCCAATTCTCTCAACACATCTCAAACTTGCACTTAAAAAAGGTCTTGGACAGGACTCTCAAATATATTTTTGGGGCAGAAAATCATTTCCTGAAATCGAGAAGTTTGCTGAAGAAAATGGCATAAAAATTTTTCGTGTAGAGGATGGATTTATCCGTTCAGTCGGGCTAGGCTCCGATCTTACACAGCCTTACTCACAAGTGATAGATAAAAGGGGAATATATTTTGATCCTACGCAGGAGAGTGATTTGGAAAATCTTCTGCAAAATTATGATTTTGATAATGATAAAGAGCTGTTACAAAGAGCTTCTGCGCTAAAAGAGGAGATTGTCAAAAACAAGATCTCTAAGTATAACTCCGATGCCGTAAAAGCGTTGAACTTTCCAAAAGATAAAACTGTCGCCCTTGTAACTGGACAAGTGGAAGATGATGCTTCGATTAGATTTGGTGCAAACGGGATGACAAACTTGGAACTTTTACAAACGGTGAAGAAAAAATATCCTGACAGATATATAATCTTTAAACCACATCCTGATGTTTTAAGCGGTAACAGAGTAGGAAATATTCCTCAGGAAGAAGCATTAAACTATTGCGATGAGATCGTAAGTGATATTTCTATGGCAAGTGTTTTAGAAGCAGTCGATGAAGTACATACACTTACATCATTAACAGGTTTTGAGGGGCTTGTATACGGCAAAAAAGTTTACACATACGGTATGCCGTTTTATGCGGGTTGGGGACTAACTATAGATGAGCGTAATTGTGAACGAAGAACAAGAGTCTTGACGTTAGAGCAACTCATAGCAGCTACTTATTTACGCTATCCAAGGTATATCTCTCCTAAAACAAAAAAGTTATGTGAAGCCGAAGATGTGATAAAAGAGCTTAAAGAGCAAAAAGATGCGTTAGAAAGTTCTGTTTTATTACGAATTAAATTCAAATTTTATAGTTATTTGAGTAGAATTTCTCAAAAATTACTCTCTTTGGTGGCATAG